The nucleotide window AATCAACTTCAATTTTGAATTGGTAGTCCATTCATTCAATTTCTCAGCGTATTCATAAGGAACGGTCTGGTCGTCAGTTCCATGAATAAAAAGAGTTGGAACCTGTATTTTGGAACATGCCATTTCCAGATCATAGCGTTCCTGCTGCGCGAAAAAATCCTCCACAAACTGATAATACATGGGCATTTGCTGGTTGGTACGGGCATTGGGGATGTAAACCACTCCTTCTCGCATCCAAACTTCAAGATCGGCCTGTGTGCGCTTCATATCTCCCACAGAATTCCACGTTGCCAACCCTTTCACCCGGTCATCTTCACTTGCTTTAACAACTGAAATGCCACCTCCGCGACTGTGTCCGAAAAGGAAGATCAGGTTTCTCTCAATAGGAGCATCTGGGAAGAGCGAACCATCAGAAATACCGTTGATCACCTGTTCGGTATCGAATAATTCCTTGTGGTAATTGTTGTTACCGAACGCTTCCAGATCGGCAAAATCGGTGGGCTGATCGATGGTCGTTCCATCATGGGTGAAGTTGAAGCTCACGAACGCAAACCCTGCCTTGGCGAGTTCCTCTCCCACTTTCGGGAAATGACCCCAATCCTTAAAACCTTTGAAGCCGTGAACAAAGATGACCACAGGCTGGTTCGTAAATCGGTCATCAAAACGGAGACCGACCGCCATTGGCCGATTTTCAGAACCTTCGATGATCGATGAAATAAGATGAACCATTTTCTGTTTTATAAGCATACGAAGTTAACGCCATGAGACCAATGCTGTTTTCCCTGTTCCTCGTGCTGTTCGCCTTGCAGAACGGCTTTTCGCAACCGAAAGATTGCAAGGATTGCATTGTTTGGTCTGAAGCGCGAGTTTTGAAATGGTCCGATTTCAGAGGAATGCCCAAGCGACTTTCACCGAACGAGGCATTGACCGACAGCGGCATGTCCATTGATCTGAAATGCGATGGAACGACCTCGAAAGCGGTTGTCACCTGCTACTTCAATCCGCACAATAGCTGGACCAAGGACAAACAATCGGCCTACCTGTTGAAACACGAACAAATTCACTTCGACATCACGGAGCTTTTCGTTCGTAAACTGCGCGCTCAGCTGGCCAACCTCGGGAACGATTGCGAAGCCCTTTCCAAGCACATTGACGAATACTACAAGCGCAATTACAAGGAATTTGTGGCCTATCAGGACCGCTACGACCAAGAAAGCGAGCACAGCCTGAACAAGGAAAAACAAGCTTACTGGGAACAAAAAATTGCGCGAGAACTGGCGGAGTTGAGCTCGTATGCCTCCTTGGCCAGTAATTGAATGTTCATAACTCCAATTGAAAATGTGAAGACTTTGAGTAACATCTGAGTATCTTGCAAGTTATGCAAACGCAACACCAGATCCTCATTTCCGATGCACGGGACATGTCTGTTTTGAAAGACGAATCCGTGGATTTGGTGGTCACTTCACCACCTTATCCAATGATCGGGATGTGGGATGAGATATTCTCTTCACAGAACATCAAAATCGGAGCAGAGTTGTCAAACGAAAATGGATTGGCAGCTTTTGAACTGATGCACAAGGAATTGGACAAAGTGTGGGATGAGGTTTTCCGTCTTCTCAGACCCGGAGGAATAGCATGTATCAACATTGGTGACGCTACACGCACTTTGAATGGCGAATTCCAACTATATCCGAACCATTCAAGAATTCTCAGTCATTGCATCAACATCGGATTTTCGAATTTGCCTAATATACTGTGGCGGAAACAGACCAACGCCCCGAACAAATTCATGGGTTCGGGCATGTTACCGCCTGGTGCCTATGTGACGCTGGAACATGAATACATCTTAATTCTCCGCAAGGGTGGTAAGAGGAAGTTCGAAACGAAATTGGATGCTAAAAACCGTTCTGAGAGCGCCTTCTTCTGGGAAGAACGAAACAGTTGGTTCTCAGACCTTTGGGATCTGAAAGGAATA belongs to Flavobacteriales bacterium and includes:
- a CDS encoding alpha/beta fold hydrolase, producing MLIKQKMVHLISSIIEGSENRPMAVGLRFDDRFTNQPVVIFVHGFKGFKDWGHFPKVGEELAKAGFAFVSFNFTHDGTTIDQPTDFADLEAFGNNNYHKELFDTEQVINGISDGSLFPDAPIERNLIFLFGHSRGGGISVVKASEDDRVKGLATWNSVGDMKRTQADLEVWMREGVVYIPNARTNQQMPMYYQFVEDFFAQQERYDLEMACSKIQVPTLFIHGTDDQTVPYEYAEKLNEWTTNSKLKLIENGNHTFGGKHPFAEVELPNDTKIALDATIQHFTSIS
- a CDS encoding DUF922 domain-containing protein; the encoded protein is MRPMLFSLFLVLFALQNGFSQPKDCKDCIVWSEARVLKWSDFRGMPKRLSPNEALTDSGMSIDLKCDGTTSKAVVTCYFNPHNSWTKDKQSAYLLKHEQIHFDITELFVRKLRAQLANLGNDCEALSKHIDEYYKRNYKEFVAYQDRYDQESEHSLNKEKQAYWEQKIARELAELSSYASLASN
- a CDS encoding site-specific DNA-methyltransferase, whose amino-acid sequence is MQTQHQILISDARDMSVLKDESVDLVVTSPPYPMIGMWDEIFSSQNIKIGAELSNENGLAAFELMHKELDKVWDEVFRLLRPGGIACINIGDATRTLNGEFQLYPNHSRILSHCINIGFSNLPNILWRKQTNAPNKFMGSGMLPPGAYVTLEHEYILILRKGGKRKFETKLDAKNRSESAFFWEERNSWFSDLWDLKGIKQKLNNERTRERSAAYPFELAYRLINMFSVKGDTILDPFVGTGTTSLAALTSGRNSIGIEIDPELKHVILGSFNETCLTEFNNVVRKRILDHLRFVSERTEQKGQDAFKHHNANYDFPVVTKQETDILINYIDSIKREKEVVSATYLTKPVLDVMSKDSLFSTI